GCACACTGAGGGAAACTACTACTACTTGACACTCCACTATTATCCGCAAAATGGATTAGTAACTGCTTCCATTTCTGGAACCTTTCCGAATGCAAACCCAACACTTAGGGAGCTTCTTAAGAGGGTTCTTAGGTTTATAATAgaggttttaaaaaaatatatttcagaaCATAATCTATCTAACCTATCTCGTTCGGAGAAGACTTCTTCTTTTTTAACTTCGTTTTTCTATTTAAACTAAGTGCCAAAcgtttctcccagtgcactcCTGCCTTTGTTGCTCTTTTCGTGCTTTTGTAGCTTTTGTTGCGTTTGGTGTCCAAGTTCAAATCGTGCAAAGGAAAGAAAGCAGCGGAAGACGCTGCAGATCACGACCACGGGCAAACCGGCAGAACCgcttttttcgaatttttctCCAgtcttttatgatttttttgagTTATAGACGCATGTGCGCGGCATGGAACCGCTGGTTTTGGCGTCTTCTCCGGTGCCCCGGACAGTGGTTAGCTGTCAGGATATGCAAAAATTGCAAACGTAATTGATTTTATAGGCCATCGCGCCTCGTTCGCGGAGGATTAGGCAGTGGGGGCCGTGACAAGCTGGACAAACGACGGGCACCTTGGTAATCGGGGGCTAAGTACCCATAATTTCACAAACTGTCAACCGAGAAGTCGTTGCTTTTCAgcctttgtttttgctgctcTACCTGTTTGAATTTCTTTTTCGATGCGGGTACCGTTAGCCTGACCCGGTAAAGGTGACGTTTTCTATGATGACAGCGAACTCGGGTTGGGGATACTTTTGAAATCGGGGCTAGGGCGCACTCATATGCAGTATCCGAAGTCGGCTGGTTAATGGTAGTGTTAATGCCAAGCACCGCACGCCCAGCGCATGCAAATGAGCAACCGAAAAGTTCTCGCGGCGAAATGAAGAAGTAACAAGCGATTTCCGCACGCGAGCGCGCACCTTGCCAAAGTTGAGGTTGAACTGACGGTTCCGATGGATTCGGTTTGATTTGCCGCCACATTTCGCGCTCAGCTGTGCGCCGGCAGCGCTGCCAGATCAGTTCGTTTCCCGCCGGAAGCAGCTCGCCTCCGTGCTATCGCTATCGAGTTTGAATTTGAAACGGAGCTTCTGTCTATCTTCATATTTATGTAAGATAAGTGGGTAGTATAATATTATAACCATCTAtgatacaaaatatatatattagatTACTAAAACCACCGCTTTCAAAATGAacattaacaaaaatataaaataaaataaaaagctcAATAGAATCTATACACAACGACAAAAAAAACATACGTATGCTCTTGGCATGGAAACAACCCGTCTTATCGTTTTCAGACTGATTCACCAAATTTATTTCTGCTCCTCTACTGTCCTTCTTCCATAACAATGTGTTACTGATAACTAGTCTAGGGTTTAAAGCCATAACACAACATTATACTTATTGATTTGATCGCCGATAAATGTGTGTTCCAAGAGTGGTTTGTCGTCTTCCATCCAGAAATGCGGGCAACGAAAAGCTTTGAAAAATACCTGTAGTTTAAACTCATTGGGTTGTTCGAGGCGGACCAGGGCCAGGATCAGACCAGGCTGAAGCCCTGAGTTTGCTGGATGGCCTGCAGTAATTTGTACTTCAGGCGCTCCTTGGTCTTGTACCGCGGCAGGTCCAGCAGATTGAAGCAGGTGTGAGCAACGGGCAGGAATCGTTCGTCCGGCGTGGGTTGAATGGTGAGCTGGAATGGGCTTTTTTAATCCACTCTGCTTAGCTGAACAGGGCCATTTAGCTACTCACTTTTAGGGCCTTCATCCCCTGGATGGGTATACGATCGCTGCCAGTTAAGTAGAGGAGGAAACTCTTCTTCTCCGCCTCCGTCAGGTCGTGAATGACCTCCCAGAACCATTTGATCTGTGTCAAAAAACCAAGGGTCAGGGTTTGGTACCAACAAACTCAACACAAAACTCACTGTATCATCGCCCGTAGAGTAGCCCTCCCGGTACTCGCAGTTGTCCTGCAGCGCCTGCCAGTCATAGTCCTCATTGCCCACCACCACGGCCATCAGCTCCTCCGGCTGGAATATCTGAATCACGCGACCAGAGCACACCTTCATGAAGCCCTTGTGAAATGCAGTGTAGTGCAGCTCGACGGACTTGTTGAACACAAAGTCCACATACAGATCCACAAACTCCTGCCTAGATTGAGAGGAAAATCAACCAGGGTGTTTGGAGATAAAAGGTTACCACCCCCACCTGTTTTCCAGCGTCACGGCTATATCACTGCCACCGGGCTTGAGGCACTTGGTCTCCGCCTCACCAAACACGTCGCGTGAAATCTCAAAGGTCAGATCAAATACCTCCTTGAAGTCCTCGCCCTGGTAGTCGAGCAGCGACTGCATGGAGTTGGCCTCCGGCGGCGACAGCTGGCGGAGATCGCTGAGATCTACCGGCTTGCCCAACAACTTCTTGTACAGAGCCAGCGGGAATGGCAAGTTGATGATCGTAAAGTTGTAGATGGCCAGGCCACAGAGCACGCCAATCAGAAAGTACATGTTCTCCGTCTCGAAGCTGAGATCAGCGAACCAGAGCAGGCGCGACTCTTCGAACTCCTTGAACATGCCGTACTTGGGATCGAGCAGATCCTTCAGCAGCAGCATGAAGAACTCCTTGCGCACACCGCCCGcgtcctccgcctcctcgcCATGGAACTTGATTTTCAGCTTCTTCTTGAGATCACTCGGCGAGTAGCGCTGCAACTCCCGGAGGGTATCCTGCACCAGGTTCTCGCGCGTCACGTTCAGCACAATGAACTGGTAAATGGGCATGCCGTAGTTGAAGAAATTGAAAGCCTGCAAGGGAAAGAGTCTTTATCAGCAAAGAAATCTCTCTGCTGGACAAGATCTACGCACATGGGCCGCATTGACCATGGCAGAGTGCATCTGCATCGCCTGATCCGCTTGGAGCAGCGCCATCTTGGTAGGCGGATCGAAGAGGAATGGAAAGTTGCAAATGTTGAATTCGTTGGCAGTTAACGGCGTGATCCACTTGATGTACTCCAGTTGCACATTCGCATAGTCAGCCAGATCAGGCCAGTAGAAGGTTTGGTAGTTTAGGCGGTCCTCGCGCAAGTTGTTAATCACGCAGAGCGTATGCATCAGCTTCAGGATCACCTCCAGCTCGGTGTTGTATGGCAGCAGCTGAAACGGCAGTAGGAAATTAGCATACATTTCATATTTGATTACGGATACCCTaccgaatttcgaatttcggCGCTGGGACTGACGGCAGTCAAGCCCATTTTAAAGCTAATTATGTGCACAACCACGTGCAAGAAGTTCTGGACAAGATGCTCAAAGTACTCAGCCGGCGTTTGGGCCAGCCACTTGATCAGCACCTTGCGCGGATTCTCCGTCAGCTTGAATATGGCATTTGCGAACGGAACCTGCAGTGACTTGTAGTGCTTGGAGTTGACGAACTCGTGATAGAGGGGCAACAGGAGGTATAACCGCATGCTCTCCACATCCGCTGGCGAGCCAACCAACGAACCAACAAGTTCCTTGGTTATATTGTCCCAGATCTAGGGGAATGAAACTGTGAAAGTCCTGTCTAAAAGGGTGTTCGAAGTGAAAACCTACAACTTGCTTAATGCTTTCATTCTCCACCACGCGCAGGTTGTCAAATGCAAGTTGAGCTGCCTTGAGATCCAATCCATGGTTCCGAACGGAGCAGCCAAAGTGCCGGTCGTGATCCAAGAGGAAAGAACCATTCAAACACGCCTGACTCTTGAAGATTAGCTCAATGGAGCTCAGGAGATCCATGTCGCTCTGATCACTCTGCTTAAAATGGGCGCATTGCTTTGTAACCTCTGCCGTCAAGGCCAGGATCTGCGACTTCGGTCTGCAAGGTAAAGGAAGTCGTTAGTTTTAACACAAAGGAAGATTCCAAGCTGTAACTACTTGTAGTTTCTGAAGTCCTCGGGCGGCATCTTGTCCATAAACAGAGTTGTGGTCACAATTGACTGGTCGCCTCCTGAGAAAATCTGATGGATGACCACTGAGACCTTAGCGTCGTTGGACTGCAGCAGGGCCGACCCACTGGGCGACACCCAGGGACCGATGACCACCTGTGGCAGCATCAGGCTCTTGGTACTCCTCGTGCCCAGCTGCCCGGAGCTGCCCAAGCCGAAGGCATAGACTCTGCCACGCGATGGAACCAGCACCATAGTGTGCCTGTTGCCACAGGCCACCTGGGTGATGGTGCTGCCCATTAGCTCCATTACCATTCGCGGCAGCATCTCGTTGGAGCTGAAGCCATGACCCAACTGGCCATACGCGCCCGCTCCACAGCTGAACACTCCTCCCTCGTTGGTCAGGAAAACGGAAAACTCATCGCCGCAGGCCACAAACCGAACGCCCAGGGTGCGCAGCGTCTTCAGCTGGGTGGGATAGGCGCGGTTGGTCTCGTCGTTTAGGCCCAGCTGCCCGCAATTGTTCCTGCCCCAGCCGAAAACCGCACTGGACTTGGAGATGAGGAACGAGTGATTGCCGCCACAGGCGATCGCGGCAAGCGGAATTCCCAGCAGAGTGGTCAGCTGGACGGGATGGTTGCAATGCGTGAGCTCGTTGGGCGACTTCACGCCCAGCTGGCCGTAGATGTTGGAGCCCCACGAATACAGCTCGCCACCTGGGAAGACAAAAAAGTGTGTTAGTCATTGCTTTCTGTGATGCTCGATGTTCCCCTCATAAGGTGCATTATAAGGTAGTAGGTTGTCCTAAACTTGGGAAAACATTGAATGAAACGTTTTATCTAATCTAGTCTTCGGTTGGTtgattttttttgataataagATAGGTCTAGGTAACATAACAGGAAACAAGGTTAATTGCTATGGTTATGTTTGTAAAAGATTACATTTTGCTTAATCATTTCAGGGAACTTTACTAAAGGTTTCGccattatatatttataaaattctaGGCCGCATACTTTCTTGAGATGCAGGACGCCGAGGTGTTAAGTGAATGTTTATTTAATGCTTGTAGTACTTTCCTGGAAAAGGGGATTTCCCCTCCATACTTACAACTGGTCAGCGCCAGGCTGTGATTGTTGCCGCAGGCGATTTGAACCACCGTCTTGGAGACCAGTTGGCGCACAACCTTGGGCAGCTGGACGATGTCTTGGTTAGTGGCGTGGCCCAGCTGCCCGCAGTCGTTGTCGCCCCAGCTCAAAACCTGTCCCCAGTCGGAGAGGGCCAGTGAGTGGCGGCTGCCGCAGGCGATCTGGGTGACCACGTAGTCCTGCAGTTCGGGGATAAGCACTGCAAAGAGTCGGCAGAGGAGTGAGTCCGGGATTCGGCCACCTTGGTTACACATTTTCAGTTTGGTGGTTGAGGTGATGCGTTGATGAGGTGGAGTGAGTGGATAGTGGAGAGACAAGACGATAAATGAGATTACATACGAAATGGCGACATACGTGGCCTTTTGGTGGGCAGTTCGTGTCCCAGTTGGGAGTGGTCGTTGCTCCCGCAGGCGTAGACCTTTCCGCTGGCGGTCAGGAAGAGAGTGTGCCGGTGGCCACAGGCCACCTGCGTCACGGCCGAGTCAGGCGTCCAGGGGATCTGGCTGGGCGTGAGGATCTGTCGGAAAAGGGCGTGGGTGGGTAACACATGAGTAGTCCCAGTGGGCCAGGGCCCGAGCTTCGTGTGCCCACCTGCTCATCCTCGATCCCGCCGAGTCCCAATTGTCCGTGGGAGGTGCTCCCCCAGCAGTAGAGCTCCCTGCCTGCTGCCATTCCTCGGGTTCCGTCTCCAGCTCCTCGCTTCTATCAGGGGCAATTTGATTTACTTGTCGGTGCTACGTGAATTTTCGAGAAAGTCCCCCAATTCTTGGCCGCATTCTTTTTTGTCCACTTTCTGTCGTTTCTGGATTCTGTGCTCATGCCTCGCCAGACTTTCGATGTGTCCCTCCTGTATCTGTTCCGTAGCTGGATCCTGGTgctgttttattttctggTCAAAAGGCTCCCTAACTGGAATTTACGCGTGCATTATTGttctagaaaaataaaatataaaaactcaaaaaccagcaacaacaaaaaaccaacaaataATGGCGGCGCTGCCAGCTTGTTGCGCAGGTGTCATTTTCCGCAGGTGGGCAGCTCTGGCTGAGCAGGGCTGCATCGCTATCGGGCTTTTTAAATTCGAGTTCAAATTTTTGAGGTTTATGATTAGAATGAAACATATAAATATGAATTacaatgttattttttataattgtgTAGCGACCCTGAAAGATACACTACTTTCACTAAGCTATAATTTACGaaaggtttattttttataattggaTAAATTGAACTTGCTTACGACAGACAAActtaaataaagaaacaaattttgttCTATTGTTTTTGACCactaaataacattttttttcatttaataagCCGCCAATTTCGTATGGTAGTAAAAGCACATATAAGGAAAACATCTGCTAGTTCAAAACATCTGACCCGTGATAGTCTGCAGCCCTGGTTTCCATATCAGCCGTTTTTTAGCAGACCGCCGCGCTGAACTTTTGACCTTTGGTCGTTTTGACTCGAAAGATTGGCCCGTGTCTTAGTAGTGTTTATCCGAGCTATCAGCCCTGGCGATACCGCGCAAATCCAGAAGATTCGAATTTCGGGAAAAACTGCACCTGCGGCGATTGAACAAAGGAAAAACCGGTTGCCCCGGGGATTGGACAACAACGACACATCGACTCGCGTGTAAAAAAGAGTTGGATCAGCACAGTCGCCGATTGATTTTCACCTGGCGCAGTTTGCCACGCCAACATGCAGGAGGCCTACGTCAACATCAACTCCATCCCCACCCACATCTTCACCTGGGGCAGGTGGATCGAGGAGACCATCACTGAGAAGGAGATCGTCATCTGCATAACCGGCAATCCGGGTCTGCCAGGCTTCTACACTGAGTTTGCGGGCACCTTGCAGAAGGAGCTGGGCGATCTGCCCGTTTGGGTGATAGGTAAGAAGCGCTGTGTTCCCCACATTGATAGCACCTCGTAAAAACACTTGATTTCCCTCCAGGACACGCTGGCCACGATGATCCGCCAGAGGCCAGTATTCGAGAGGTGCCACAGCTCAGCGGCAACGAGGAGCTCTTCAACCTGGACGGACAAATTCGGCACAAGATCGCCTTCATCGAGAAGTACGTGCCGAGTGATGTGAAAATCCACCTGATTGGCCACTCCATCGGCGCCTGGATGATCCTGCAGCTGCTGGAGAACGAGCGGATACGGAACCGCGTCCAGAAGTGCTACATGCTCTTCCCCACCGTCGAGCGTATGATGGAGTCGC
This window of the Drosophila biarmipes strain raj3 chromosome 3L, RU_DBia_V1.1, whole genome shotgun sequence genome carries:
- the LOC108030678 gene encoding probable E3 ubiquitin-protein ligase HERC4 isoform X1 → MAAGRELYCWGSTSHGQLGLGGIEDEQILTPSQIPWTPDSAVTQVACGHRHTLFLTASGKVYACGSNDHSQLGHELPTKRPRMSPFRGRIPDSLLCRLFAVLIPELQDYVVTQIACGSRHSLALSDWGQVLSWGDNDCGQLGHATNQDIVQLPKVVRQLVSKTVVQIACGNNHSLALTSCGELYSWGSNIYGQLGVKSPNELTHCNHPVQLTTLLGIPLAAIACGGNHSFLISKSSAVFGWGRNNCGQLGLNDETNRAYPTQLKTLRTLGVRFVACGDEFSVFLTNEGGVFSCGAGAYGQLGHGFSSNEMLPRMVMELMGSTITQVACGNRHTMVLVPSRGRVYAFGLGSSGQLGTRSTKSLMLPQVVIGPWVSPSGSALLQSNDAKVSVVIHQIFSGGDQSIVTTTLFMDKMPPEDFRNYKPKSQILALTAEVTKQCAHFKQSDQSDMDLLSSIELIFKSQACLNGSFLLDHDRHFGCSVRNHGLDLKAAQLAFDNLRVVENESIKQVIWDNITKELVGSLVGSPADVESMRLYLLLPLYHEFVNSKHYKSLQVPFANAIFKLTENPRKVLIKWLAQTPAEYFEHLVQNFLHVVVHIISFKMGLTAVSPSAEIRNSLLPYNTELEVILKLMHTLCVINNLREDRLNYQTFYWPDLADYANVQLEYIKWITPLTANEFNICNFPFLFDPPTKMALLQADQAMQMHSAMVNAAHAFNFFNYGMPIYQFIVLNVTRENLVQDTLRELQRYSPSDLKKKLKIKFHGEEAEDAGGVRKEFFMLLLKDLLDPKYGMFKEFEESRLLWFADLSFETENMYFLIGVLCGLAIYNFTIINLPFPLALYKKLLGKPVDLSDLRQLSPPEANSMQSLLDYQGEDFKEVFDLTFEISRDVFGEAETKCLKPGGSDIAVTLENRQEFVDLYVDFVFNKSVELHYTAFHKGFMKVCSGRVIQIFQPEELMAVVVGNEDYDWQALQDNCEYREGYSTGDDTIKWFWEVIHDLTEAEKKSFLLYLTGSDRIPIQGMKALKLTIQPTPDERFLPVAHTCFNLLDLPRYKTKERLKYKLLQAIQQTQGFSLV
- the LOC108030678 gene encoding probable E3 ubiquitin-protein ligase HERC4 isoform X3; the protein is MAAGRELYCWGSTSHGQLGLGGIEDEQILTPSQIPWTPDSAVTQVACGHRHTLFLTASGKVYACGSNDHSQLGHELPTKRPRMSPFLLIPELQDYVVTQIACGSRHSLALSDWGQVLSWGDNDCGQLGHATNQDIVQLPKVVRQLVSKTVVQIACGNNHSLALTSCGELYSWGSNIYGQLGVKSPNELTHCNHPVQLTTLLGIPLAAIACGGNHSFLISKSSAVFGWGRNNCGQLGLNDETNRAYPTQLKTLRTLGVRFVACGDEFSVFLTNEGGVFSCGAGAYGQLGHGFSSNEMLPRMVMELMGSTITQVACGNRHTMVLVPSRGRVYAFGLGSSGQLGTRSTKSLMLPQVVIGPWVSPSGSALLQSNDAKVSVVIHQIFSGGDQSIVTTTLFMDKMPPEDFRNYKPKSQILALTAEVTKQCAHFKQSDQSDMDLLSSIELIFKSQACLNGSFLLDHDRHFGCSVRNHGLDLKAAQLAFDNLRVVENESIKQVIWDNITKELVGSLVGSPADVESMRLYLLLPLYHEFVNSKHYKSLQVPFANAIFKLTENPRKVLIKWLAQTPAEYFEHLVQNFLHVVVHIISFKMGLTAVSPSAEIRNSLLPYNTELEVILKLMHTLCVINNLREDRLNYQTFYWPDLADYANVQLEYIKWITPLTANEFNICNFPFLFDPPTKMALLQADQAMQMHSAMVNAAHAFNFFNYGMPIYQFIVLNVTRENLVQDTLRELQRYSPSDLKKKLKIKFHGEEAEDAGGVRKEFFMLLLKDLLDPKYGMFKEFEESRLLWFADLSFETENMYFLIGVLCGLAIYNFTIINLPFPLALYKKLLGKPVDLSDLRQLSPPEANSMQSLLDYQGEDFKEVFDLTFEISRDVFGEAETKCLKPGGSDIAVTLENRQEFVDLYVDFVFNKSVELHYTAFHKGFMKVCSGRVIQIFQPEELMAVVVGNEDYDWQALQDNCEYREGYSTGDDTIKWFWEVIHDLTEAEKKSFLLYLTGSDRIPIQGMKALKLTIQPTPDERFLPVAHTCFNLLDLPRYKTKERLKYKLLQAIQQTQGFSLV
- the LOC108030678 gene encoding probable E3 ubiquitin-protein ligase HERC4 isoform X2 — translated: MAAGRELYCWGSTSHGQLGLGGIEDEQILTPSQIPWTPDSAVTQVACGHRHTLFLTASGKVYACGSNDHSQLGHELPTKRPRGRIPDSLLCRLFAVLIPELQDYVVTQIACGSRHSLALSDWGQVLSWGDNDCGQLGHATNQDIVQLPKVVRQLVSKTVVQIACGNNHSLALTSCGELYSWGSNIYGQLGVKSPNELTHCNHPVQLTTLLGIPLAAIACGGNHSFLISKSSAVFGWGRNNCGQLGLNDETNRAYPTQLKTLRTLGVRFVACGDEFSVFLTNEGGVFSCGAGAYGQLGHGFSSNEMLPRMVMELMGSTITQVACGNRHTMVLVPSRGRVYAFGLGSSGQLGTRSTKSLMLPQVVIGPWVSPSGSALLQSNDAKVSVVIHQIFSGGDQSIVTTTLFMDKMPPEDFRNYKPKSQILALTAEVTKQCAHFKQSDQSDMDLLSSIELIFKSQACLNGSFLLDHDRHFGCSVRNHGLDLKAAQLAFDNLRVVENESIKQVIWDNITKELVGSLVGSPADVESMRLYLLLPLYHEFVNSKHYKSLQVPFANAIFKLTENPRKVLIKWLAQTPAEYFEHLVQNFLHVVVHIISFKMGLTAVSPSAEIRNSLLPYNTELEVILKLMHTLCVINNLREDRLNYQTFYWPDLADYANVQLEYIKWITPLTANEFNICNFPFLFDPPTKMALLQADQAMQMHSAMVNAAHAFNFFNYGMPIYQFIVLNVTRENLVQDTLRELQRYSPSDLKKKLKIKFHGEEAEDAGGVRKEFFMLLLKDLLDPKYGMFKEFEESRLLWFADLSFETENMYFLIGVLCGLAIYNFTIINLPFPLALYKKLLGKPVDLSDLRQLSPPEANSMQSLLDYQGEDFKEVFDLTFEISRDVFGEAETKCLKPGGSDIAVTLENRQEFVDLYVDFVFNKSVELHYTAFHKGFMKVCSGRVIQIFQPEELMAVVVGNEDYDWQALQDNCEYREGYSTGDDTIKWFWEVIHDLTEAEKKSFLLYLTGSDRIPIQGMKALKLTIQPTPDERFLPVAHTCFNLLDLPRYKTKERLKYKLLQAIQQTQGFSLV
- the LOC108029626 gene encoding lipid droplet-associated hydrolase — encoded protein: MQEAYVNINSIPTHIFTWGRWIEETITEKEIVICITGNPGLPGFYTEFAGTLQKELGDLPVWVIGHAGHDDPPEASIREVPQLSGNEELFNLDGQIRHKIAFIEKYVPSDVKIHLIGHSIGAWMILQLLENERIRNRVQKCYMLFPTVERMMESPNGWIFTKVAMPLYSVFGYLFFSFFTFLPVWLRLMLIQIYFLIFSIPRQFLGTALKYSKPSVAEKVVFLADDEMARVRGIQREIVEQNLDLLKFYYGTTDGWVPVSYYEQLKKDYPKVDAQLDTKKIAHAFVLRHSQAMAGIVRDMIQQHRRG